ACTTTTAGATGAAACTGTTTCTAACAGACCAGTTATCATTATGGAACATACTTCTCATTCTATGTGGGTAAATTCTAAAGCTTTGGAACTAGCCGGATTTAAAGATGCAAGTGAAAATCCTACAGGTGGAATTCTTATGAAGGATAATGGGAAATTAAATGGAATTTTAATTGATAATGCTGGTGATATTGTCTTTCAAATAGCTCAAAAGTCTTTAGCGAATTCAGATAATGAGTACGACGGAATGGTAAGTTATGTATTACCAGAACTTGCTAAAAATGGAATAACGTCTGTATCAGATGCAAGAACGTATTGGAAGAGAGATCAACACAAAGTTTGGCAACAATTAGCAGAAGATGGAAGATTAACTGCACGCTTTAATCTTGGGCTCTGGGCTTATCCTGAAGCTAATGATAACGAACAAATAGCTAGTTTAAAGTCATTGTTTAGTAATGACAAGAATAGTTTACTTAAAATCAATCAAATTAAGTTGTATTCAGATGGAATTACCCACAATACAACAGCTGCTTTACATTCTGATTATCATGTTGATTTTTTCAATCAATCTTCTAATAACGGATTGAATTATTTTAGTGAAGATAGGATTAAAAAATATGTTCAAGAGTTAGAAACAGTAGGATTTGATTTTCACATTCATGCTATTGGTAATCGAGGAATACATGAAGCATTAAACGCTATTGAAAAAGGAAGTTTACTTCAAAATAGACACAGATTAACTCATGTTGAAATGGTAGATGCAAATGACATTAATAGGTTTAAACAATTAAATGTTACTGCAGATGCTCAAGTTGCTGGAGATTTTACTCAACCACATCATTGGCAAGAAAATGCCGAATTGGTAGGATCATCATTGGCAAATAATTTAATTCCCATAAAATCATTTTCAAATGCTGGTGTGCGATTAACATTAAGTAGCGATTGGAATGTAAGTACTTTAAATCCATTTGTGGGAATACAGAATGCCGTAACTCGAAATCCACAAAATATCTCTTTAGAAGAAGCTATAAAAGCCTATACTATTAATGGTGCATACACAATGAGACAAGAAACGGAAGTTGGATCTTTAGAAAAAGGAAAACTGGCAGATTTTATAGTTTTGGATAAGGATATTTTTTCTATTCCTAAAAGTCAGATTAGCCAAACAAAAGTAGTTCGAACTATTTTTAATGGTGAAGAAATCTATAAAAAATAAACAATTCAAAACATCTTGTATAAAATGAAAACGGTTGTAGTATAAACTATAACCGTTTGTTATTTTTATAACATCTTATGACGATTCAAATCAACGAAAATATCAGTTTAGAACCCATTACAAATTCAACAAGTAATGAGCTTTTCCAATTAATGAAAGAAGTATATCCTTTGGCTTATGATTATTTCTGGGAAGATGGTGGAAATTGGTATGTAAATTCTCAATATTCTAAAGAAAATATTAAGGAGGAGTTAGCTCAAGAAAATGCCGAGTATTACTTTGTGGTTTTTAATGGGGAGCGTATTGGTAATTTTAGAATTCTTTGGAATGAACCTTTACCAGATACAAAAGAGAATTTAAAGTCAGTGAAACTTCACAGAGTGTATTTACATGCTAATACCCAAGGAAATGGTATAGGAAAATCGTTATTAACTTGGTTGGAAAACG
This genomic window from Tenacibaculum sp. 190524A05c contains:
- a CDS encoding amidohydrolase, giving the protein MKIIALILSFVLSSQACSKRESINITSSSQKLYFNGKIYTVDTNQPWAEAMIIEGNSIVFVGSNSEARNILENGSEEIDLEGKLVLPGFHDVHMHPMEVGSTSTTFTLNENEVDINNYLPVIKQASQSNPGNDWLIGFGHSINTLLGAQESPLKLLDETVSNRPVIIMEHTSHSMWVNSKALELAGFKDASENPTGGILMKDNGKLNGILIDNAGDIVFQIAQKSLANSDNEYDGMVSYVLPELAKNGITSVSDARTYWKRDQHKVWQQLAEDGRLTARFNLGLWAYPEANDNEQIASLKSLFSNDKNSLLKINQIKLYSDGITHNTTAALHSDYHVDFFNQSSNNGLNYFSEDRIKKYVQELETVGFDFHIHAIGNRGIHEALNAIEKGSLLQNRHRLTHVEMVDANDINRFKQLNVTADAQVAGDFTQPHHWQENAELVGSSLANNLIPIKSFSNAGVRLTLSSDWNVSTLNPFVGIQNAVTRNPQNISLEEAIKAYTINGAYTMRQETEVGSLEKGKLADFIVLDKDIFSIPKSQISQTKVVRTIFNGEEIYKK
- a CDS encoding GNAT family N-acetyltransferase; protein product: MTIQINENISLEPITNSTSNELFQLMKEVYPLAYDYFWEDGGNWYVNSQYSKENIKEELAQENAEYYFVVFNGERIGNFRILWNEPLPDTKENLKSVKLHRVYLHANTQGNGIGKSLLTWLENEAIKKQCELIWLDAMDEKPQAFNFYKKLGYQYHSHCFLPFDLLHDKYRKMSQLYKKLG